In a genomic window of Gossypium arboreum isolate Shixiya-1 chromosome 9, ASM2569848v2, whole genome shotgun sequence:
- the LOC108454708 gene encoding integrin-linked protein kinase 1-like — MQNLTKREVSRQLSNRALKRGFSRQFSRQSSMDPRKNNQWFNFGRQSSVDPVQRSSVQEELTVPENLDSTMQLLFMACRGDTKGVEDLLNEGMDVNGIDLDGRTALHVAACEGHVEVVKLLLSRNANIDARDRWGSTAAADAKYYGNLDVYNILKTRGACVPKTRKTPMTVSDPEEVPEYELNPVELQVRKSDGITKGSYQVAKWNGTKVSVKILDKDSYSDPETIAAFKHELTILEKVRHPNVVQFVGAVTQNIPMMIVSEYHSNGDLGCYLHKKGRLSPHKALNFALDIARGMNYLHEYKSDPIIHCDLKPKNVLMDSGGQLKVAGFGLLRLSNISYDKAKLSNPGAHVDPSNIYMAPEVYKNLIVDRSVDSYSFGVMLYEMIGGVTPFHHMPAEEAVKLMCLEGKRPPFKTKSKSYPPDLRELIEECWDPNPVVRPIFSEIIVRLDKVFANCSKHGKWKDTFKLPWK; from the exons ATGCAGAACTTAACAAAAAGGGAAGTTTCCCGCCAGCTCTCAAATAGGGCGTTAAAACGGGGTTTCAGCCGCCAATTCTCGCGGCAGTCGTCTATGGACCCACGGAAGAACAACCAATGGTTCAACTTCGGCCGTCAGTCGTCCGTGGACCCCGTTCAGAGGAGTTCCGTCCAGGAAGAGCTGACGGTGCCGGAGAATTTGGACTCCACCATGCAGCTGCTGTTCATGGCCTGTAGAGGGGATACCAAAGGAGTGGAGGATCTATTAAATGAAGGCATGGATGTTAATGGTATTGATTTGGATGGCCGTACTGCTTTGCATGTCGCTGCTTGTGAAGGTCATGTTGAGGTTGTTAAGTTGCTTCTTAGTAGGAATGCTAATATTGATGCCCGTGATCGTTGGGGTAGCACG GCAGCTGCCGACGCCAAGTACTACGGAAATCTAGATGTGTACAATATCTTGAAGACCCGTGGAGCCTGTGTTCCT AAAACCAGGAAGACGCCAATGACAGTTTCTGACCCTGAAGAAGTTCCAGAGTATGAGCTTAATCCAGTCGAGCTCCAAGTTCGGAAGTCTGATGGTATAACAAAG GGATCATATCAAGTGGCAAAATGGAATGGCACGAAGGTCTCTGTAAAGATACTAGATAAGGACAGCTATTCAGACCCTGAGACCAT AGCTGCTTTCAAGCATGAGCTAACTATATTAGAGAAAGTCCGACATCCTAATGTGGTTCAATTTGTTGGAGCTGTTACACAAAATATTCCCATGATGATTGTTTCCGAGTATCATTCTAAC GGTGACTTGGGATGCTACCTTCACAAGAAAGGGCGTTTATCGCCACATAAAGCTTTAAACTTTGCTCTTGACATTGCGAG GGGAATGAATTACCTCCATGAATATAAATCAGATCCAATAATTCACTGCGATTTAAAGCCAAA AAATGTTTTGATGGATAGTGGAGGTCAGTTGAAGGTAgctggatttggcttgttaagaTTGTCAAACATATCATATGACAAAGCAAAATTATCAAACCCAGGTGCTCATGTTGATCCATCAA atatatatatggcaccTGAGGTTTATAAAAACTTGATAGTTGATCGAAGTGTTGATTCTTATTCTTTTGGTGTCATGCTATATGAG ATGATTGGAGGAGTAACACCTTTTCATCACATGCCCGCTGAAGAGGCTGTGAAATTGATGTGTTTAGAAGGAAAAAGACCACCATTCAAGACCAAGTCAAAAAGTTATCCTCCGGACTTAAGAGA GCTGATTGAAGAATGCTGGGATCCAAATCCTGTTGTCAGACCAATTTTTTCGGAGATCATTGTACGATTAGACAAAGTATTTGCTAACTGCTCAAAACATGGGAAGTGGAAAGATACCTTCAAGCTTCCTTG
- the LOC108456479 gene encoding acetolactate synthase small subunit 1, chloroplastic-like — MVAVQRNLSKFGIKEIARTGKIALRREKMGASAPFWRFSAASYPDLQETVPSNALARATDRSVVSDTDASGGFLCIWKMLCQRLAQWRLSIHHAFVTVSSKHGYKFKLGLVDCTL; from the exons ATGGTAGCTGTGCAAAGAAATTTAAGCAAGTTTGGGATCAAAGAAATTGCTAGAACTGGAAAG ATTGCCCTTAGAAGGGAAAAAATGGGCGCATCCGCTCCATTCTGGCGATTTTCAGCAGCTTCATATCCCGATCTTCAAGAAACAGTACCAAGTAACGCTCTTGCACGGGCCACAGATAGATCAGTAGTTAGTGACACTGATGCTTCTGGAGGG TTTCTTTGTATTTGGAAGATGCTGTGCCAAAGATTAGCCCAATGGAGACTATCCATCCATCATGCTTTTGTGACTGTAAGTTCTAAACATGGGTATAAATTCAAACTAGGGCTTGTagattgcaccctatag
- the LOC108454045 gene encoding uncharacterized protein LOC108454045 yields the protein MDPSRISLRQFHLPDVDDFLKWASDEKVTRYLRWNTITSREEALSYLQKVAIPQTYRRSICLDDRSIGYVSIKPGSGNDKSRARLGYAVSAEYWGQGIATATLNMAVANAFTEFQGLVRVEALVEVENVGSQRVLEKVGFLK from the coding sequence ATGGACCCATCAAGAATCTCCCTCCGTCAATTCCACCTCCCCGACGTCGACGACTTCCTAAAATGGGCAAGCGACGAAAAAGTTACTCGTTATCTCAGATGGAACACCATCACTTCCAGGGAAGAGGCCTTGTCGTATCTCCAGAAAGTTGCTATACCCCAAACTTATCGTCGCTCCATTTGTTTAGACGATCGTTCCATCGGATACGTTTCGATCAAGCCAGGATCCGGCAATGATAAAAGCAGAGCTCGCCTTGGGTATGCAGTGAGTGCAGAGTACTGGGGACAAGGGATTGCTACAGCTACGTTGAATATGGCGGTTGCCAATGCCTTCACAGAGTTCCAAGGCCTCGTAAGGGTTGAAGCTTTGGTAGAGGTAGAAAATGTAGGGTCTCAAAGGGTGTTGGAGAAGGTTGGGTTCTTGAAATAA
- the LOC108454044 gene encoding alanine--glyoxylate aminotransferase 2 homolog 3, mitochondrial-like, with product MVHGFISPWRRVLSETTYSLRRGQFGRRRCFSLVAHKAELDKNNIDSVPKLPPFDYSPPPYTGPSAVDILSKRKEYLSPSMFYFYQKPLNVVDGRMQYLFDENGRRYLDAFGGIATVSCGHCHPDVVDAIVNQTKRLQHSTILYLNNAIADFAEALANKLPGNLKVVFFTNSGTEANELAMMIARLYTGCHDIISLRNAYHGNAAGTMGATAQSNWKFNVIQSGVHHAINPDPYRGVFGSEGEKYAKDVQDLIQFGTSGNIAGFISEAIQGVGGIIELAPGYMPAVYSTIKKAGGLCIADEVQAGFARTGSHFWGFENHGVVPDIVTMAKGIGNGIPLGAVVTTPEIAEVLTRRSYFNTFGGNPVCTAAGLAVLKVIEKEKLQENAHVVGSHLKERLTALKDKYDLIGDVRGRGLMLGVELVTDHKLKTPAKLETLHIMEQLKEIGVLVGKGGFYGNVFRMTPPLCFTKEDADFLVDAMDYTMGKM from the exons ATGGTGCACGGTTTTATTAGTCCATGGAGAAGGGTGTTATCGGAAACTACATATTCTCTGCGACGGGGGCAATTTGGTCGACGACGCTGCTTCTCTCTGGTGGCTCACAAAGCTGAGCTTGATAAAAACAATATCGATTCTGTTCCTAAATTGCCTCCCTTTGATTACTCTCCGCCTCCTTACACCGGTCCTTCCGCCGTTGACATCCTTTCCAAACGCAAGGAGTATCTCAGCCCTTCCATGTTTTACTTTTACCAGAAACCC TTGAACGTAGTGGATGGGAGGATGCAGTATTTGTTCGATGAGAACGGACGAAGGTACCTAGACGCATTTGGAGGGATTGCTACGGTGAGTTGCGGCCACTGTCATCCTGATGTGGTCGACGCAATCGTCAACCAAACCAAGCGCTTACAACACTCCACTATCCTTTACCTCAACAATGCCATCGCTGATTTCGCTGAGGCCCTTGCCAATAAGTTACCCGGCAATCTCAAG GTTGTATTCTTTACAAATTCAGGGACAGAAGCAAACGAGTTAGCAATGATGATAGCGAGATTATATACTGGATGCCATGACATTATATCATTGAGGAACGCGTATCATGGGAATGCAGCAGGAACTATGGGCGCCACTGCCCAAAGTAACTGGAAGTTCAATGTTATCCAG AGTGGAGTTCATCATGCCATAAACCCAGATCCATACCGAGGCGTATTTGGTTCTGAAGGGGAGAAATATGCAAAAGATGTCCAAGATCTTATTCAGTTTGGAACTTCTGGAAACATCGCTGGTTTCATTTCTGAAGCCATACAG GGTGTTGGTGGAATTATCGAATTGGCCCCAGGTTACATGCCTGCTGTTTATAGCACCATAAAGAAAGCTGGAGGCCTTTGCATAGCTGATGAGGTTCAGGCTGGGTTTGCTCGCACAGGGAGCCATTTCTGGGGATTTGAGAACCATGGAGTTGTTCCCGATATAGTAACAATGGCAAAG GGCATTGGAAATGGCATCCCTCTCGGTGCCGTAGTAACCACCCCTGAAATTGCAGAGGTCTTGACCCGCAGAAGTTACTTCAATACCTTTGGTGGGAATCCTGTATGTACTGCTGCAGGGTTAGCTGTCCTGAAAGTGATCGAAAAAGAAAAGCTTCAGGAGAATGCACATGTTGTGGGATCTCATTTGAAGGAGAGGCTAACTGCATTAAAAGATAAATATGATC TTATTGGGGATGTTAGAGGAAGAGGATTGATGCTTGGAGTTGAACTTGTCACTGATCACAAGCTCAAAACTCCTGCAAAGCTTGAAACTCTTCATATAATGGAACAGCTGAAAG AAATCGGAGTATTGGTCGGAAAAGGGGGATTTTATGGAAATGTGTTCAGAATGACCCCTCCGCTCTGCTTTACTAAAGAAGATGCAG ATTTCCTAGTAGATGCAATGGATTACACCATGGGCAAGATGTAA
- the LOC108454918 gene encoding EP1-like glycoprotein 3, with protein sequence MKSIKVPEFSFYFCSVLLILLVNDGCCDWGSSIHVGHEISLAVPLEYSDGFTGRAFLMDDGNGQVEPKFRVALSAEANKGGYSCSLEVFLGDVKVWNSGHHSQFYTMDTCVLELTEDGDLLLKGAEDQVGWRTGTSGQGVERLRILKTGNLVLVDVFDQIKWQSFNFPTDVMLWGQRLDLATQLTSYPRNSTSFYTFEIQHNKLALHLNSGKLKYSYWEFKPPNNKNISFLELGSKGLVLFNDEHRKMAQIPSWWRSVQPLSVRFLALGNETGNLGLYSYSPKKQSFEASFQVLNSKCDFPLACKPYGICTFSNACSCIRLATKEKHMVSNCSEGTSSSAQFCNGTQVEMLELNGVNTVLRDASTRVIVSKTACANLCLDDCKCVAALYSSGNGAKIFRECSIFRLVAGIKQVETGTGTSYMVKVPKGTRYDHKETSVEKWVLIVVGVVDGLVIILVVGGLAYHLIQKRRNNL encoded by the exons ATGAAAAGCATCAAAGTCCCAGAATTTAGTTTCTATTTTTGTAGTGTTTTGTTGATTTTGTTGGTGAATGATGGATGTTGTGACTGGGGCTCCTCCATTCATGTTGGTCACGAGATAAGCCTTGCGGTGCCATTGGAATATAGTGATGGGTTCACTGGGAGAGCTTTCTTGATGGATGATGGTAATGGTCAGGTGGAACCAAAATTTAGAGTTGCATTGAGTGCTGAAGCTAACAAAGGGGGATATTCATGCTCCTTGGAAGTTTTTTTAGGGGATGTCAAAGTATGGAATTCTGGACATCACTCCCAGTTTTACACCATGGATACATGCGTACTTGAGCTTACTGAAGATGGGGATTTACTGTTGAAGGGTGCCGAAGATCAAGTCGGATGGCGGACCGGCACTTCTGGACAAGGTGTGGAG AGATTAAGAATCCTGAAGACAGGTAATCTCGTACTTGTGGATGTTTTCGACCAAATAAAATGGCAGAGTTTCAATTTCCCAACTGATGTAATGCTTTGGGGACAAAGACTAGACCTAGCCACTCAGTTAACTTCATATCCAAGAAACTCAACTTCATTCTACACATTTGAAATCCAACACAACAAGCTTGCTCTTCACCTCAATTCTGGTAAGTTGAAGTACTCTTACTGGGAATTTAAGCCTCCCAACAACAAAAATATCTCATTCCTTGAATTGGGTTCTAAAGGGTTAGTGTTATTCAATGATGAACATAGAAAAATGGCGCAGATTCCATCGTGGTGGAGATCGGTTCAGCCCCTGAGCGTGAGGTTTTTAGCACTGGGAAATGAGACAGGGAATTTAGGACTATACTCTTACTCACCTAAAAAACAAAGTTTTGAAGCTTCATTTCAAGTTCTCAACTCCAAATGTGACTTTCCTTTAGCTTGTAAACCTTATGGGATATGTACATTCTCCAATGCTTGCTCTTGCATTCGGCTCGCAACTAAGGAAAAACACATGGTTTCTAATTGCAGCGAGGGAACATCAAGTTCAGCACAGTTTTGCAATGGTACTCAAGTGGAGATGCTTGAATTAAATGGTGTCAATACTGTACTAAGAGATGCTTCCACAAGGGTTATTGTTAGCAAGACAGCATGTGCAAATTTGTGCTTAGATGACTGTAAATGTGTTGCCGCGTTATATTCCTCTGGAAACGGGGCTAAAATATTTCGAGAATGCTCGATTTTCAGGCTGGTTGCAGGCATTAAACAGGTTGAAACGGGAACCGGAACAAGTTATATGGTTAAGGTTCCAAAAGGAACACGATACGATCACAAGGAAACTAGTGTGGAAAAATGGGTGTTGATTGTGGTGGGAGTTGTTGATGGTTTAGTGATCATACTGGTTGTGGGAGGGCTTGCTTACCATTTGATTCAAAAAAGAAGAAACAACTTATAA
- the LOC108455987 gene encoding peroxidase P7-like, with the protein MVSPTNFLLHAFLWLALAATAFSLSPNFYHNVCPQALPAIKRVVEAAVHKERRMGASLLRLHFHDCFVNGCDGSLLLDSTSSFETEKNARGNLNSVRGFEVVDQIKAEVDRVCGRPVVSCADILAVAARDSVVALGGPTWKVRLGRRDSTTASRTLADSVLPSASMDLPALINNFKNQGLSKRDLVALSGGHTIGLSQCVIFRNRIYNATNIDPAFAKERRATCPRTGGNTNLAPFDPTPARFDTAYFKNLVKERGLLTSDQALFSGGSTDKLVETYSKNPNVFWVDFGKSMIKMGNIKPLTGKQGQIRANCRKVN; encoded by the exons ATGGTTTCCCCCACCAATTTCCTTCTTCACGCCTTCCTTTGGTTGGCTCTTGCAGCTACCGCTTTTTCCTTATCTCCCAACTTTTATCACAATGTTTGTCCCCAAGCTTTGCCTGCCATCAAGAGAGTAGTGGAGGCCGCTGTCCACAAGGAGCGCCGCATGGGTGCTTCTTTACTTCGTCTTCACTTCCATGATTGCTTCGTTAAT GGTTGTGACGGTTCACTTCTTTTGGATTCTACATCTTCTTTCGAAACCGAGAAAAATGCTCGTGGAAATTTGAATTCTGTTCGAGGGTTTGAAGTTGTTGACCAAATTAAGGCCGAAGTGGATAGAGTTTGCGGACGCCCTGTAGTCTCTTGTGCTGATATCTTAGCTGTGGCTGCTCGAGATTCGGTAGTTGCG CTCGGAGGTCCAACATGGAAGGTTCGTTTGGGTAGAAGAGACTCGACCACAGCTAGCAGGACATTAGCAGACAGCGTGCTTCCTTCAGCATCAATGGATCTCCCTGCGTTGATCAACAACTTCAAGAACCAGGGCTTGAGCAAGAGAGATCTTGTAGCTCTCTCCGGTGGCCACACCATCGGATTGTCACAATGCGTTATCTTTAGGAACAGGATTTACAATGCTACCAATATTGATCCTGCTTTTGCCAAAGAGCGTAGAGCAACTTGCCCACGCACCGGAGGGAACACTAACCTCGCTCCTTTTGACCCAACCCCTGCACGCTTTGACACCGCATACTTCAAGAACCTGGTGAAGGAAAGGGGACTACTCACCTCTGATCAAGCACTTTTCAGTGGTGGGTCAACTGATAAACTTGTAGAGACTTACAGCAAGAATCCTAATGTTTTCTGGGTTGATTTCGGCAAGTCTATGATTAAGATGGGCAACATCAAGCCTTTGACTGGAAAGCAAGGACAAATTCGTGCCAACTGTAGGAAGGTGAATTAA
- the LOC108456103 gene encoding cationic peroxidase 1-like — MVSPTNFLLHAFLWLALAATAFSLSPNFYHNVCPQALPAIKRVVEAAVHKERRMGASLLRLHFHDCFVNGCDGSLLLDSTSSFETEKNARGNLNSVRGFEVVDQIKAEVDRVCGRPVVSCADILAVAARDSVVALGGPTWKVRLGRRDSTTASRTLADNVLPSASMDLPALINNFKNQGLNKRDLVALSGGHTIGLSQCVIFRNRIYNATDIDPAFAKERRATCPRTGGNTNLAPFDPTPSRFDTAYFKNLVKEKGLLTSDQALFSGGSTDKLIETYSRNPNAFWVDFGKSMIRMGNIKPLTGKQGQIRVNCRKVN, encoded by the exons ATGGTTTCCCCCACCAATTTCCTTCTTCACGCCTTCCTTTGGTTGGCTCTTGCAGCCACCGCCTTTTCCTTATCTCCCAACTTTTATCACAATGTTTGTCCCCAAGCTTTGCCTGCCATCAAGAGAGTAGTGGAGGCCGCTGTCCACAAGGAGCGCCGCATGGGTGCTTCTTTACTTCGTCTTCACTTCCATGATTGCTTCGTTAAT GGTTGTGACGGTTCACTTCTTTTGGATTCTACATCTTCTTTCGAAACCGAGAAAAATGCTCGTGGAAATTTGAATTCTGTTCGAGGGTTTGAAGTTGTTGACCAAATTAAGGCTGAAGTGGATAGAGTTTGCGGACGCCCTGTAGTCTCTTGTGCTGATATCTTAGCTGTGGCTGCTCGAGATTCGGTAGTTGCG CTCGGAGGTCCGACATGGAAGGTTCGTTTGGGTAGAAGAGACTCGACCACAGCTAGCAGGACATTAGCAGACAACGTGCTTCCTTCAGCATCAATGGATCTCCCTGCGTTGATCAACAACTTCAAGAACCAGGGCTTGAACAAGAGAGATCTTGTAGCTCTCTCCGGTGGACACACCATCGGATTGTCACAATGCGTTATCTTTAGGAACAGGATTTACAATGCTACCGATATTGATCCTGCTTTTGCCAAAGAGCGTAGAGCAACTTGCCCACGCACAGGAGGGAACACTAACCTTGCTCCTTTTGACCCAACCCCTTCACGCTTTGACACCGCATACTTCAAGAACCTGGTGAAGGAAAAGGGCCTACTCACATCTGATCAAGCACTTTTCAGTGGTGGGTCGACTGATAAACTTATAGAGACTTACAGCAGGAATCCTAATGCTTTCTGGGTTGATTTCGGCAAGTCTATGATTAGGATGGGCAACATCAAGCCTTTGACTGGAAAGCAAGGACAAATTCGTGTCAATTGTAGGAAGGTGAATTAA